One Urocitellus parryii isolate mUroPar1 chromosome 8, mUroPar1.hap1, whole genome shotgun sequence DNA window includes the following coding sequences:
- the LOC144256596 gene encoding HLA class I histocompatibility antigen, A alpha chain-like, whose amino-acid sequence MGVTAPRTLLLMLFGALALTQTWAGSHSMRYFYTSVSRPGGEPRFISVGYVDDTQFVRFDSDAENPRMEPRAPWIEQEGPEYWERETRNLKGTAQINRVNLNTALRYYNQSAGGSHTFQDAYGCYVGTDGRLLHGYRQLAYDGKDYIALNDDLRSWTAADTAAQITKRKWEAAGDTEHIRAYLEGTCVEWLARYLENGKETLQRTDPPKMHVTHHPSPEGDVTLRCWALDFYPKEITLNWQLDGEDQTEDMELIETRPAGDGNFQKWAAVVVPAGEEQRYTCHVHHEGLPEPLTLRWESPPQATSPMVGIVAAVVLLGAVVIGAVI is encoded by the exons ATGGGGGTGACGGCCCCCCGAACGCTGCTCCTTATGCTGTTCGGGGCCCTGGCCCTGACCCAGACCTGGGCGG GCTCCCACTCCATGAGGTATTTCTACACCTCCGTGTCCCGCCCCGGCGGGGAGCCCCGCTTCATCTCCGTGGGCTACGTGGACGACACGCAGTTCGTGCGCTTCGACAGCGACGCCGAGAATCCCAGGATGGAGCCGCGGGCGCCCTGGATAGAGCAGGAGGGGCCCGAGTACTGGGAGCGGGAGACACGGAACCTCAAGGGCACCGCGCAGATTAACCGAGTGAACCTCAACACGGCGCTGCGCTACTACAACCAGAGCGCGGGCG GCTCTCACACCTTCCAGGACGCATACGGCTGCTACGTGGGGACCGACGGGCGCCTCCTCCACGGGTACCGTCAGCTCGCCTACGACGGCAAGGACTACATCGCCCTGAACGACGACCTGCGCTCCTGGACCGCGGCGGACACGGCGGCTCAGATCACCAAGAGGAAGTGGGAGGCAGCGGGTGACACGGAGCACATCAGGGCCTACCTGGAGGGCACCTGTGTGGAGTGGCTGGCCAGATACCTGGAGAACGGGAAAGAGACGCTGCAGCGCACAG ACCCCCCAAAGATGCATGTGACTCACCACCCTAGCCCTGAAGGGGATGTCACCTTGAGGTGCTGGGCCCTGGACTTCTACCCTAAGGAGATCACCCTGAACTGGCAACTAGATGGGGAGGACCAGACCGAGGACATGGAACTTATAGAGACCAGGCCTGCAGGGGATGGAAACTTTCAGAAATGGGCAGCTGTGGTGGTGCCTGCTGGAGAGGAGCAGAGATACACATGCCATGTGCATCATGAGGGGCTGCCTGAGCCCCTCACCCTGAGATGGG AGTCACCCCCTCAGGCCACCAGCCCCATGGTGGGAATTGTTGCTGCAGTAGTTCTCCTTGGAGCTGTTGTCATTGGAGCTGTGATCTAA